From Myxococcus stipitatus, a single genomic window includes:
- a CDS encoding 2OG-Fe(II) oxygenase, with protein sequence MELTDQEVEALGARGYFTRLAFLGDAAALAARAEALARAESGVLHAAGIRRGADRTLDNRVRGDLIGWVEPEPDTGLGALWRRFEQLGQALSAGAYLGLGRFDLQLACYPGGGAHYSRHLDAFPGHTNRRATAIWYANPDWRAEHGGLLRLYPQGEDPVDVAPRLDTLVVFLSERIEHEVLPAHAHRLALTAWFYGRDSG encoded by the coding sequence GTGGAGCTGACGGACCAGGAAGTGGAGGCGCTGGGCGCGCGGGGGTATTTCACGCGCCTGGCATTTCTCGGAGATGCAGCAGCCCTCGCGGCGCGGGCGGAAGCGCTGGCGAGGGCGGAATCCGGAGTACTTCATGCCGCGGGCATCCGGCGAGGCGCGGACCGGACGCTCGACAACCGAGTGAGGGGCGACCTCATCGGCTGGGTGGAACCCGAGCCCGACACCGGACTCGGCGCTTTGTGGCGGCGCTTCGAACAACTCGGCCAGGCGCTCTCGGCGGGCGCGTACCTGGGCCTGGGGCGCTTCGACCTCCAGCTCGCCTGCTATCCCGGCGGCGGGGCGCACTACTCGCGCCACCTCGACGCCTTCCCCGGACACACCAATCGCAGGGCCACGGCCATCTGGTACGCCAATCCGGACTGGCGCGCCGAGCACGGCGGCCTGCTGCGCCTGTACCCCCAGGGGGAGGACCCCGTGGACGTGGCGCCCCGGCTCGACACGCTGGTGGTGTTCCTGAGCGAGCGCATCGAGCACGAGGTGCTGCCCGCCCACGCCCATCGCCTGGCGCTCACGGCCTGGTTCTACGGCCGCGACTCGGGATGA
- a CDS encoding DUF4230 domain-containing protein has product MAHLSRVLTILLGAVLGAVAAGLLLRPAKPSLPDTASVVQQMREVARLETLEVALYKKVTFTPEPQATDALWKDVVNWARYTLQDPHGRAIVFADAQLGFDLGSFGPQNLHVAGTQVHVVLPPLSVQVVLRPGETEVIDSNLDSAQTAQLLEKARLAFENDVRDDARLRQRARDSAERALRGLLLTLGYREVRFVDTLPTTATAG; this is encoded by the coding sequence ATGGCGCACCTCTCGCGAGTCCTCACCATCCTGCTGGGAGCCGTGCTCGGCGCCGTCGCCGCGGGCCTGCTGCTGCGCCCCGCGAAGCCCTCGCTCCCGGACACCGCGTCCGTGGTGCAGCAGATGCGCGAGGTGGCGCGGCTGGAGACGCTGGAGGTGGCGCTCTACAAGAAGGTGACCTTCACCCCGGAGCCCCAGGCCACCGACGCGCTGTGGAAGGACGTGGTGAACTGGGCCCGCTACACCCTGCAGGACCCGCACGGCCGCGCCATCGTCTTCGCGGACGCGCAGCTGGGCTTCGACCTGGGGAGCTTCGGCCCCCAGAACCTCCACGTCGCGGGGACCCAGGTCCACGTGGTGCTGCCGCCGCTGAGCGTGCAGGTGGTGCTGCGCCCCGGCGAGACGGAGGTCATCGACTCCAACCTGGACAGCGCGCAGACGGCGCAGCTGCTGGAGAAGGCCCGCCTCGCCTTCGAGAACGACGTGCGCGACGACGCGCGCCTGCGCCAGCGCGCCCGGGACTCCGCCGAGCGCGCCCTGCGCGGCCTGCTGCTCACGCTGGGCTACCGCGAGGTGCGCTTCGTGGACACGCTGCCCACCACCGCCACGGCGGGCTGA
- a CDS encoding helix-turn-helix domain-containing protein: MNEEDLAGRLARNIRTLRETRGATQAQLSKLAGVPRATWANLESGTANPTLAVLHRVAGALQVSLEELVARPRASARHYPRDSLTTRMRGAGQLRKLLPDPLPGMEFDRVELPPGVRITGVPHTPGTREYLACESGEMSLVASGERFVLKPGDVVVFRGDQKHSYENPGARTAVGYSVVLLAPPL; encoded by the coding sequence ATGAACGAAGAGGACCTGGCGGGGAGGCTCGCCCGCAACATCCGCACGCTGCGCGAGACGCGGGGCGCCACGCAGGCGCAGCTCTCGAAGCTGGCCGGCGTCCCCCGCGCGACGTGGGCCAACCTGGAGTCGGGCACGGCGAACCCCACGCTGGCCGTGCTGCACCGGGTGGCCGGAGCGCTCCAGGTGTCGCTCGAGGAGCTGGTGGCCAGGCCCCGCGCCAGCGCGCGCCACTACCCGCGCGACAGCCTGACGACGCGCATGCGGGGCGCGGGCCAGCTGCGCAAGCTGCTGCCGGACCCGCTGCCCGGCATGGAGTTCGACCGGGTGGAGCTGCCGCCCGGCGTGCGCATCACCGGCGTGCCCCACACCCCCGGCACCCGCGAGTACCTCGCCTGTGAGTCCGGGGAGATGTCCCTGGTCGCCAGCGGCGAGCGCTTCGTCCTCAAGCCCGGCGACGTCGTCGTCTTCCGGGGGGACCAGAAGCACTCCTACGAGAACCCCGGCGCGCGCACCGCGGTGGGCTACTCCGTCGTCCTGCTCGCGCCGCCGCTGTGA
- a CDS encoding tetratricopeptide repeat protein, with product MSSFLELERVRRKVEAGEVLSDAELELLRARARGDAGPALRLAVAHALSNAGADREALPLVEALRREFPQDLPVLLGHTRVLLGLERHGEAEALLHEAQARSPGDPEVLKVLAVLALRRGEVARVRGYVEDALARDPFDAEARLLKEELEAAELPAPAVARERAPRAEFLAALTGALGRARVTFRRQGKDLLVRLASGGVGRVDVGSLYAAYLEAPEARELQAYVEALAARLGGLSSGLEGTDAPLETRLRPVLRPADFGERAVGAVHREGPAGLEVFYVLEDAEFVRYLPESALRAAGLTLETVDAAAWRNLEASPAPVRPVLVEEGDLRLAEARSGVWAVAGGDGHDGARLLTVAQRRVLVEEVGEGDWCVSLGRREVALVARASDAEACGALARLEPTSKGIPGVFRLTAEGLVRAWEPPRD from the coding sequence GTCCGCCGCAAGGTGGAGGCGGGTGAGGTGTTGAGCGACGCGGAGCTGGAGCTGTTGCGCGCGCGGGCCCGGGGGGACGCGGGGCCGGCGCTGCGGCTGGCGGTGGCGCACGCGCTGAGCAACGCGGGCGCGGACCGGGAGGCGCTTCCCCTGGTGGAGGCGCTTCGCCGCGAGTTTCCCCAGGACCTGCCGGTGCTGCTGGGCCATACGCGCGTGCTGCTGGGCCTGGAGCGCCACGGCGAGGCGGAGGCGCTGCTGCACGAGGCGCAGGCCCGCTCGCCGGGGGACCCGGAGGTGCTCAAGGTGCTGGCGGTGCTGGCGCTGCGGCGCGGCGAGGTGGCGCGGGTGCGCGGGTACGTGGAGGACGCGCTGGCGAGGGACCCGTTCGACGCGGAGGCGCGGCTGCTGAAGGAGGAACTGGAGGCGGCGGAGCTGCCCGCGCCGGCGGTCGCCCGGGAGCGGGCGCCTCGCGCGGAGTTCCTCGCCGCGCTGACGGGGGCGCTGGGCCGCGCGCGCGTGACGTTCCGTCGCCAGGGCAAGGACCTGCTCGTGAGGCTGGCCTCGGGCGGCGTGGGGCGGGTGGACGTGGGCTCGCTGTACGCGGCCTACCTGGAGGCGCCGGAGGCGCGGGAGCTCCAGGCGTACGTGGAGGCCCTGGCCGCGCGCCTGGGGGGACTGTCCTCGGGGTTGGAGGGCACGGACGCGCCTTTGGAGACGCGGCTGCGGCCGGTGCTGCGGCCGGCGGACTTCGGCGAGCGGGCGGTGGGGGCGGTGCACCGGGAGGGGCCCGCGGGGCTCGAGGTCTTCTACGTGCTGGAGGACGCGGAGTTCGTCCGCTACCTGCCGGAGTCCGCGCTGCGCGCGGCCGGGCTGACGCTGGAGACGGTGGACGCCGCGGCGTGGCGCAACCTGGAGGCGAGCCCCGCGCCGGTGCGCCCGGTCCTCGTCGAGGAGGGCGACCTGCGGTTGGCGGAGGCGCGCTCCGGCGTGTGGGCCGTGGCGGGAGGGGATGGCCACGACGGCGCGCGGCTGCTCACCGTGGCGCAGCGCCGGGTGCTGGTGGAGGAGGTGGGGGAGGGGGACTGGTGTGTGTCGCTGGGCCGCCGGGAGGTGGCGCTCGTCGCCCGGGCGTCGGACGCGGAGGCGTGCGGCGCGCTGGCCCGGCTGGAGCCCACCTCCAAGGGAATCCCGGGGGTCTTCCGCCTGACGGCCGAGGGGCTCGTCCGGGCGTGGGAGCCGCCGCGGGATTGA